The sequence below is a genomic window from Amia ocellicauda isolate fAmiCal2 chromosome 6, fAmiCal2.hap1, whole genome shotgun sequence.
atgggctacaagaccatcgccaagcagcttggtgagaaggtgataacagttggtgcgattattcgcaaatggaagaaacacaaaataactgtcagtctccctcggtctggggctccatgcaagatctcacctcgtggagtttcaatgatcattagaacggtgaggaatcagcccagaattaCACGGTTaatgatcttgttaatgatctcaaggcagctgggaccatagtcaccaagaaaacaattggtaacacagtacgccgtgaaggactgaaatcctgcagcgcccgcaaggtccccctgctcaagaaagcacatgtacaggcccgtctgaagtttgccaatgaacatctgaatgattcagaggagaactgggtgaaagtgttgtggtcagatgagaccaaaatcgagctctttggcatcaactcaactcgccgtgtttggaggaggaggaatgaccccaagaacaccatccccaccgtcaaacatggaggtggaaacattatgctttgggggtgtttttctgctaaggggacaggacaactgtaccgcatcaaagggacgatggatggggccatgtaaatcttgggtgagaacctccttccctcagccagggcattgaaaatgggtcgtggatggtattccagcatgacaatgacccaaaacacacagccaaggcaacaaaggagtggctcaagaagaagcacattaaggtcctgcagtggcctagccagtctccagaccttaatcccatagaaaatctgtggagggagttgaaggttcgagttgccaaacgtcagcctcgcaaccttcatgacttggagaggatctgcaaagaggagtgggacaaaatccctcctgagatgtgtgcaaacctggtggccaactacaagaaacgtctgacctctgtgattgccaacaagggttttgccaccaagtactaagtcgaaggggtcaaatacttatttccctcattaacatgtaaatcaatgtataacttttttgaaatgcgtttttctggatttttttgttgtttttctggatttttttgttgttattctgtctctcactgttaaaatacacctaccattaaaattatagactgatcatttctttgtcagtgggcaaacatacaaaatcagcaggggatcaaatacttttttccctcactgtatacttttaaaaatatttaagtaCTGACATTTTTCAGAAAGTATGTGCATagtattaaaacacacttaaagTATATAAACTCTGAAATACATGGAAACAGTATAAATACAATGCAGGCTAATATTAGtatctatatattttaagtaCATTAATACTATACTTTAGAATAATACTTTTTACTAACAGTTTGTTTATCGTATTAACATATTGAAAAGGACTACGCTTGCACAATAGTTCAGTATATttagatataaaataaaacatctgcaATACAGGCATACATTGTTGATTCTGGTACTGGAAACAGAAAGGGATAGCTTACGATGTGTTCGAGCGATTGAAAACATGCACCGTCGTCAATTAGttccacatttttaattaattgacatATACATTCTTAAGAGAGTCCATTTAGTTATGTAATTCAAGTAAACATGCAGCGGAACCCAAGTTCCTCAATAGCAGAAGTAGCAGAAATGTATGCTTAGCAAATGATGTGTAATGACGCAGAAGTGatgtgtcttcagtttattatcTCATTtggcagcaatacgcttccgtATTATGGTATCATCCTCCAAGCTAGAGCGGGCTATGAGAAATGGTGAGGAGAGGCGTCTGTGGTCAAATATGAAAGTGTCTTTCCTGGGGACAACCGAGCGCTCCTGGGATACTTCTGAGACACAAGCTCGGGCTGATTGTTCAGGGGTGAGACGacgacaaaacaaacaaaatcatgtGGAGGATGTGCCTAAACAACACATTTGATAATGatgctattattattgtattaagaATCATATTATgccatatcatatcatattatAGAACATTATTATTCAGCCCAGACTACACTGTGTGAAGGCCTGCCATTTCAAAATATACTTCTACAGAAACAATGGAGATGTTTTGCCCACTGTAATTTTGAATTAGTATtgctatagaaaaaaaaataaaaacatataaaataataaatctgaCATAATGTTGTTTTACAGTTTCAAATATAGATATTACTAtctgaatatttgttttaataatcacATAGAAAGGCATCCCTGTCTACTGTTTAaacacatatattttattttaatctcagTAAGAACAgacatatttatttccctcaaaaTATGTTCTATGGAATTTTATGGCAATCTGTATCTTTTTGAGGTTGTATCCAATCTGCTACGTTTGTTTCCCCTGCAAAACCAATTCTACTTTTGGgaatgagaaggaaaaaaactgcTATTTTACAAATAGGGAAGGGCATGTTATATTGGGATTATTGTTGTGCCAGTTTCACATCATATATTCAAATGCCCCAGATTCAGAATTGCATCTCCAGCATTTACAATTatccattacatttacattgaaaTAACTTTGCTGGGGTGTAAAATGACTTATGAataattgtatactgtattgaTCTGCACCTAGCATTAGGAGGAACTCCTTTCCTATGTATATAACATAACAGTCTTTTttaccagtttatttttaaatccacatGCATCAATACAGTTCAAACTCAGTGGAGAAAATATTCCCGGCGTTGTTGGGAATTTTAATTTGGGTGTAAAATAACTGATTTGAGTTTCTAGTTTGATTGGAATCCAAAATTACCATgatgcaatttaaaatgttccAGTGCGGGTTTAAATGACATCCCATTATTTCTTCCCAGAAGCATCTGATTCCATTATCTTACCTATCGAcactaatatatatgtgtgagtgtgtgtgtgtgtgtgtgtgtgtgtgtgtgtgtgtgtgagagagagagagagagagagagagagagagtgtgtgtgtgtgtgtgtgtgtgtgtgtgtgtgtgtgtgtgtgtgtgtgtgggcgggTTTATGTGGTTTTAGGTTACAAACTGGTAATTACAATGTTATTATGCTATAAAGGTGGTTTATGAGGACATTGCCAATGTCTCCATAATTCAAATCGCTGAAAAACATAGTAAAtgatgttttattgaaaatgtaaaaatgcagaaagtttgtgattagggttagggttaggggataGAATCTATACTTTGTACAGTATAAAAATCATTATGTCTATGGAGAATCCCCATAATGATAGCGGCAccaacatgtgtgtgtgagtgtgtgtgtgttaatgtggagcagtgtgtgtgtgtgttaatgtggagctgtgtgtgtgtgtcttaatgtggagcagtgtgtgagtgtgtgtgtgttaatgtggagcagtgtgtgagtgtgtgtgtgttaatgtggagcagtgtgtgtgtgtgttaatgtggagcagtgtgtgagtgtgtgtgtgtgtgtgtgtgtgttaatgtggagcagtgtgtaggtgtgtgatGTGGGTGTACTGATTGCTCTGTAGTGATATGTGATATGTTATCTGAGTGTTAATTGACTGTGCAGAGCACCCTGCCTGCCTGAAGACCTGGGAGTGTCTTCAGTGCAGCTGGCAGGGGGGCCAGTGTGGGGTGGGAGGAGACTGCTGGCACCTAGGCTGTGGGGCCCCAGACACCTCTCTCCAGCGCTGCACCAGAGCAGCCCTCCTCCTGCATGGTGTCGGGTGAGGCAGCTGTGATTGCTGGGCTGCTCCACAGAGGAGCCGACCCTGGTAGCCATGGTGGCTGATCTGGTGCAGCTGTCCAGGGAGCGTCTCTGTGTTGACATTACCTCTGTGTTCTGATTGCTGGGGCTGTGAGACAACGAGACGCTGCAGACATCAAGAGGGACATGTTCATCTGAGTGAAAACTACTGTCTGCTGGTCTGCTGCTAGTGATAGCGGCACGCCTCCGTCGTCTTGTCCTGCAGCAGAAAACAGGCACCTCTGCAGAGAGCAGCCCAGTGAACAGCACGGACAGCGAGAGCGGAGGGATCCAGACATGGAAATCACCTTAGCTGCTTTCAATTTGAGATTTTGTAATTAGATTCAGTACATGAACTGTACTACTGTTTAAGCAAGAAAGGACATGCCATATACATCCATACCCTAACCCTCCCGCTGGTCAGATGTATGTGGTTCTGGTGCAGCAGCAGAAaccagtcagagagagagagagagagagagagagagagagagagagagagagagagagagagagagagagagagagagagagagacgctgtCACGTACATTTTTTTGAATCTTTAATTTACATAAAGAGAAGAATGCAAATTTAGCATTTACCTTTTGGCCAGCACCACAGTTCCTTCTGAGTGTTTTACTCTGTGTGACAATGTTGTACAACATCACGTCTCTAATCCAACACTGGCTAttattgttttaggtcagacacAAGGCTCTTGTCTTCGCAAGGTTGTGTGATTAGTGTATTTAGCagctcctcctctctctgtctcacgcTCTCTTTACTTCTTTACAAGCTGCCCGTATTACCATCTCACACAAGTTCAAATGGGGCAGGGTTTCAAATTAAGACAAAATATGTTGAGCCTCCATTTAATGATACGGGTGTCCACGTCATATGGTGCCGAACAACACAGATATTGACACTGGCTGACACACAGTAATATCATGTCTATATCGTATGAAGAAGTCCAGTACAGTAACATTAGCATGATCAGGCAATGGGGATTCGGGGGAGAACATGTGACACGCAGTTGTCTGTCAGCAGTGTAGTCTCCCGCTGTGGGTAACACActgccacactcacacacaacagaCAACTCCTCCCCGTGCAGAGCGCAGAATAAAGACAGAGCCTTCAACAGAGAACAAGTTTGACAATTTATAATGTCTATTATATTCATCACACCTGGATTTCAACctttattttacattgaaaGCAAGTGTCTGAGGACAGTGCTGGACCATCTGACATGAACCTAAAAGGGGATAGTTTGATGAAAACCCTTTCAAAAAGGGTGCGGTCATGTGACACGATCAACCCTTATAAACAGGGCCCTTCTAAAGTATTGAGCCACTGGTCACGTTTGAGGCGTGTGTCCAGTGATCGTCTGTGTGTAACAGATGTTCAGTTACTGGGACGCTGCTGGGCACACAGGCAGGGTGTCCTCTGCTCTGCTGGTCCCAGTGATGCTGCGCTCAGAGCTGAGGGCAGCGGAGTGGCACAGAGTactgctggctctgtgtgtaATAGTGATGAGCACAGGGAGGCCACACAGGCGCACTGTAGAGGGGGTTGTGTCTGCAGTTGTTGTGTTTGTACCGTTTGTCTTAAACAGGTTCTACAAGTGCTGGTCAGTGGacgtgggtgggtgggtgtctGAGTTGCTGACGAGTGATGCGGTCTGTATTGGGGGATTGAGCCCTGTCTGTGCTGTCTGTAAAACAAGCCACAGGTGTCCTGGTAAAACTCCACTCACAGCAGTCACAGTGTGTCCTGACCACGGACTGGGATTTGCAGTGTAAGgcacagagaaactgataagGATGCAATGCGCGGATTCAGACAGCATGGCTGCAGTAAGTGAGTTTCATTCATGTAGCAGTATTTGTTGCATTGGCCATCAGTGGTCAGGAAAAACAGTCACGTCAAATCAGGGCCGGAGTGGGACCCATTTTCAGCCTGGGAGTCTAATGCCCAAGACCAGCCCATCCCCCAATCTCACCCCTGTCCCACCCCCTCCCACCGTGGTGGAACCTGGATAAATGAAGTGACAGATCTGTTCTTACTATCctgttatatttatttctgacatgtttcaacaaaaaatatgaataatataaatatggccataaatatgaataacaaaTGACATACAGCGTTTTCTGCTACAAAGAGTCCAACTGTTAcattatgaaaaaaacaaattgcagtaagaaatatacttttttcactattgtttttatattattattattattattattattattattattattattattattatgataatatcaatatcaatttcataaataaaataatgaaattaattatattaaacatttctgCTTCatcaaaaaaatgtttgcattcaaaaatgaaaactgcaaaGCCGTCATCCATAACTAAATGGAAAACCTCCTACCAGCATCTCACTACCTGTCCTTACAAAGCTACCCTCCAGAGGGGACTCAGTCTCTCCTACTGCAATGCCAAGCCAGACAGCTAAGCATGCGGGGTGCCAGCAGGGCTCTGTCGTCAGATTTACGCAGACACTTGCTGATTTCTTGGAGAGCTGAGCGAGGGAGCCATTTACCAAGACAAGCAAAATCTGAGAAAAGTTCTGCATTTGCTGAACACCTTGTATGTATGCTACCTGCCAGTCTTTTAGTACTAGCCCCGGGTCTTTTGATCcaattcaaaaataatatttgtactCCGATTATTTACCATAACGGCATTGACCCCCCCCGGGGCTTTGGCCCCCTAAACCTGGAGTCTAGCGACGCCCTGCTATAGTCACTGGGCATCGAGTTGTCGGTTCCTGTGTGCTGGTTTGTCGTCTTGAAAACATATCTGTCCGTTTGGCACATTTGGCCGCGTCATGCTCCaatgcctttctttttcttaaccTGGCATTGTCAGCTCCTCCTGGATCATTTTACCCTCCATTTTACCCTCCACTCCCGCCACAGCACTGGCAAGGACCGGGCTACACGCGCTTGTgcttgagagagggagagtgcatgcgCTTTTTAATGCACGATCCGATAATGCGctggtttaaattaaaatctagTGTAATTAGCTTAGTTATCAGTCAAACAGTAACTTAACACATACacgtttttctgtgtgtgtgaaaaaacgAATAGAAAGCAGGCAAGTGTGCCGGCCCAATTAATGAGCGGGCAGAGCAGCCCCCCGGGAATTCTCCCGATTCTCCTGATGGCCACTCCGGGCCTGCGTCAAAGACTTCATGGGACGCAAacgtgttttaaaaacacatttcactcAGATTGGGGAATAAAAGCCCAGTGGCAATTtgccactgtgcactgcagtgCTGCAGGGGGCAGCGCTGAGCCTCCGAGGGGATTTGGGTCCAGGTGGAGGGTGTTCCTGTTCCACACTGCGGACAGACAGACTGGTGTGTCGTGTGTCCCTGGCTAGGCTAGGGACAAATGAGAGCATGCAGTTTGTCCCAATCATTTACACACTAAAACTCAATCTATCAAACCACACAATATCCCAAACCATTAGTTTCGGCACCAAAAGAATGACAATTTCAACACAACTAAGCGTGATTCACCTGTTTGCACACAGATTGAAGATTCAATAGAacatccttgcacagctctCTATGTAAAGCACAGCCTTTGAAGAGAACACATTTCTGAGTCTCATTTCGTCTGAGAGCCCGGAGGTTTGGCCAGTGCGGTGTGGgctttctgttttgtgtttatagTTTTGAGGAAATGGAGTATAATTTCAGGAAATGTGAGTTGAATGGTTGTGAAAACGAAAAATGATAAAGTTACCTCTGATAATAAATATTCTACtcgttttttttcattgtttgattTCTTTCCCTTcaaggacaacaacaacaacaacaacaacaacaataataataataataataataataataataataataataataatacaattttagtGAGACTGCTACTATAAACTAGAGaagagagccagagagagagaccatgAGCCTGTGAGCAAGTGAGTGACTGAGTGATggattgaatgaatgaatgagagagattgagtgagtgagtgaatgaaTGAGAgattgagtgagtgagtgagtgagtggatTAATGATCGTGGGGGGGATTCCAGGGGAAATCCAGGTGGTGGAGGAATGTCACGGACTGGGTGCTGCAGGGTCAGGGATGAGTGAGTCACACGTCTTTCTCTCCGCCCAGGTCGGGAATGGACGGAATGCGAGAAAGAGGAGAGAAaatgaaagagagggagggtgagagagggaggtaaggaggaggaagtgcaggTGAGCGCTGGAGTGCTGGGTGCCACTCCCATAGCTGCGTGgcgaagcagagagagagagagaggagagagatagagacaactggagagagagaaagagggagaaatAGAGACTGGAAAAGACCAGCAACAGAGAGGAGACGAACAAACATTGAGAGAGGACAGGACAGTGACGCAGAGAAGAGGATAGGACCCTCACACagccagaaagagagagagagaggcatgtCGTTCATTAATTCAGACTCAGGTGAGTGAGCTGCAGGCACTGCTGTTGTGAGGTTAGGATATTGCTGTTGCTCTTGTGAGGTTCTGggattgttgctgttgttgtgatATTAAGGGGTTGTCATTACTGTTGTGTAGAAGAAACACAACAACATAAAAGCTGACAGAGACTGAACCAAAATATCTGCTGAGCTCTGTGTgtatctgactgactgactcactgaatggctgactgatacactgactgacacactgatacactgatacactgactgacacactgatacactgatacactgactgacacactgatacactgatacactgactgacacactgatacactgatacactgactgacacactgatacactgatacactgactgacacactgatacactgatacactgatacactgactgatgactgatacactgacatgctgactgactgatacgcTGAAACATTgacacgctgactgactgatacactgactgacacactgatacactgagtgACAAGTCAGTCTAGCAGACAGGTCGCTGGCACGGATTTAAAACTGTGCCCTTCGCAGTAACTCACAGTGAGAGCATGACTgagagcacagcacactgaaaCACAGCCTGAGACACTGTGGAGGAGAGCCTACCGAGACACCCACTGTGCCTGGTACCGTGTCTGTTGAGTCTGAACGGGCCTGgcaaatgcacacacagactctgTGTTAGCCCTGCTCCTGCGTGTGGCTGGGAGTCTGGCGCTGGCTGCCGAGCTGCAGAATGCAGTCTGACGGGTCAGGCAGGCTGGGGTGGGGCAGGAaccaggagggagagggagagggagagagggaggcgaTGGCAGCCACAGTATAGGAATGTGAGCCAGCGGGACAGGGCTCCCCGCCCCACACTCCAGTCTGCTCTGTcacaatacacacactgcacactgcgcAGCCAGAGCTAGGCTGGCTGTGTaatctgtttctctgtctctccctgcctctctcagtctcttctctctgtgtctcagtctcCTGGGTCTCAGGTatcacagtgtgtgcgtctcggggaggtgggggggctgTGGTGATGGTGAAGGTGGAGCAGTGCGGAGAGAGGAGATCGTACAGCCGTGACAGACAGAGGAATGTCTGAGAAATGACCGAgaggagtgacagagagagagtcacATTCCTGAGGCTGTTCATGGAGCAGGAATGCTGTTTATTCTCATCACACCAGGCTCAGTGTGTATGGAAAATAAGGAAATGGTTCAGTTTTGCCTGCAAATATGGTTCTTTGGTGTCAGGTTTTAAGTTTCCTTAAACCAGAAAAGCTGCTCTCAGCTGAAGCGGATGAGCCAAGTGAAACCCGTCAGATCTGAGGTGTAACACACACTGTGATAAGTGCACGTGTGTCAAGATAATCGAGGCTTGATACAAACGGCACAAAACTCTGTCTCAGTCTCAGGTGTGTTTGTCAAAGACAGAGCACTTCCAATCTGTTTCATATTGCAGTTTCTAAAGGTCTCTAAAGTCAGGTTCTGTCTTATTCTCGTCATTTTAATCAGCCTCATTTTGCCCGCTTCCCTCCCAATGCTGCTTCTCGCCTCAAtcagtatttttattaatttaccgACCGCCTGTTTGTGCTAACAGGTTAATAAATATAGCATTCGTTTtatgtgcattattttatttgtataatatttCTTACATGTTTAAAATCCTGCCCATCCATGTCAGGTCATTAAATATTAGATCATCAGTCTTCTCCACCACTGCCTGTTTAAGTCAATCGgttaataaatgaatataaaatcCTGTCGATTCGcgtgatttcttttttatagaTGTCATCATGTAACATGACAGGGACGAATAGATTTCTGCACAACATTATTGCACGCGAACACTagttacaaatgtgtttttttaaataatcattaTGTTGATtaccaattatttttttcagttatCAGTGACCAAAAATAGGGGGGACAAATAGTTTTCTCCCCTTCAAATTAAAAGTGGGTGGTGTCCTGTGGTGTCAGCCtatgcctccctctctctctgatgaTGGTGAGCAGTGTGTTGAgtattaactctctctctctccctccctctctcaggtcATGGCTCCTCCGAGctgcggctgctgctgctgggcacCATGAGCTCCGGCAAGAACTGCTCAGCCGCTACCCTGCTGGACCGCCCGGCCATCCAGGGCACCTGGGGGGAGGGGTCTGGGGCGGAGCAGCTGGGGCGGAGGCGGGGCCAGTGCCTACGAGGCATGACAGAGGGCCGGCGGCTGACGGTGGCAGTGGGGCCACGCTGGTTCTGGAGCGTGGGGCGGCTGGAGGAGGGCGTAGCGCGGGAGACAGAAAGGACTCTGCAGCTGTGCCACCCGGGCCCCCATGCCCTGCTGCTGGCGGTGCCCGTGGGCCAGTTCACACCTGTGGAGGCCCAAGCGGCGGCAGAGGTGCGGCGGCTGTTCGGGGAGGGGGCTCTGCTGCGGCACGGCCTGCTGCTGTTCACCTGTGGGGATTATCTGGGCGGACGCAGCGTGGATGACTATATCGCCCGTGAGGACCCTGGCCTACGGGAGCTGCTGGCACACTGCGGGGGGCGCTATGCCGTGCTCAACAACCGGCGGCCCCAGGAGCGGCTGCAGGTGCGGGGCCTGCTGGAGGCGGTGGAGGGGATGGTGGCGCGCAATGGAGGGGCCTGTCTGCATTGTGCCATGCccagggaggaagaggaggagtggCAGGAGGAGAGGAAGGTCGTGGTTGTGGAGAGAGTGATGGAGGAGAGGAAGATGGGGGTAGTGGAGACAGTGAGGGAGGGAGTGGAGGgtttgagagagagggagatgcgGGCAGAGATggaaatgagagagagggaggcgaGGGAACggatggagggagaggagcGGGTGTTCAGGGACAGAgcgctggagagagagatgcgACCGAGCAGGGATTTGGAGGTGGAGAGGGTGAGGGCGGAGAATGAGCGGAAAGAGAGGGAGTTCCAGGAGCTGAGGGagcagaggaagagggagatgaGGGAGCTGAtcgagcgagagagagcaatggagagggagaggatgaGGCTGGAGtcggagggagagatggagagggaggtAGACACCCGCAGACGTCAGTTCCAGctggaggaagagagggagaagcTGAAggagatgcagagagagagggagagtaaaGAGCGAGAGCTGGAGGAGCGTAGGTTCATGCAGGAGAGGGAGATGCAGATAGTGAGGGAgcgagagacaaggcagagggagacagagatggagagggaggcacagagggagagggacagaagacagagggaggcagagagagaggcgcAGGCCCAGAGGCAGAGGCTGGCAGAGAAAGAAGCTCTGGTCCAGAGGCAGAGgatggcagagagagaggctcAGGTCCCGAGGCAGAGACAGGTGCAGATGAGGAGAGACAGCGAGGGGAAGACGGGCCCTCAGGGGCTCCAGCAGGTGcgggaggaagagagggatgAGGGGGAggtggtggagggggagagCAGGCGGAGGAGCAGCCGGGAGGCGGAGGCGCTGCTGCTGCGCCAGGGGAACTCCGCTCAGCATTCCCGGAGGTCAGAGCCACTGAGACAGGGGTCCCGGCCCCTGGAGGGCGAGGGCCGGGTGTCCCAGCGTCTGCAGCAGCAGAGGGAGGTGGAGGAGAGTGTGCAGCAGCTGCAGAAGAACGGCCTGCAGGCCCAGCTGCCCCAGACTGGCACAAACACAGCAGGTGAGCAACAATGACTGTTACGGTGTCATTATTACTGCTAGTAGCAGCAGTTGGacacttgttgttgttgttcttattgttattatatctTTTTGATTATGacttattatgattattgttatgATCATTTCCCTTGTTGTTGttactgtatattattataagATGTAATAATCTAGTGATAGTATAATCAGAGCAGCGCTGTTCTCTGTCCTGTAGATGGTGCTCTGCAGTCCCTGCTGTCTGAGAACAAACCCAGCGACGGCCTCATCAGCAGATGTAAGATCTCCCGCCTCCCTGTAGCTGctttacagcacagcacagcacacaatacagtacagcacaacataacgcaaacaaacacagcacagtacactaCTCTATAGTTTACCACAGCAAACTACAGTAGAATGCACTATAATGAACTACATGAAGATACAGTACAGCGTATGTGGCAATGCACGTGTGTTCAGTAGAACAGTACAGTGCAACAGTCTGGTGCAGTGTTCTATCAAAGCTCctcacctccctccctctctctctctcaacctccctctctcaccctcccCAGTGTTCCAGCGCATCTCCCCACTCTTCTCCTCGCAGACAGAGGCACAGGCAGACCCCTGCGCGCCCCTCCCCGGCCCCCTGCTGGAGGCCCAGGACCCAATGGAGTTGCGGCTGGTGCTGCTGGGCAGCTCGGGTGCGGGAAAGACCTGGGTGGCCAACTTGCTGATGGGGGCGGGCTCAGAGGCCTTCCCGGGGGAGGGGGTACCCACACAGGCCTGCGCCAAGAGGCGGGGGGGGGCCTGCGGGAGGCGGCTGGCAGTAGTG
It includes:
- the LOC136751629 gene encoding uncharacterized protein LOC136751629, which produces MSFINSDSGHGSSELRLLLLGTMSSGKNCSAATLLDRPAIQGTWGEGSGAEQLGRRRGQCLRGMTEGRRLTVAVGPRWFWSVGRLEEGVARETERTLQLCHPGPHALLLAVPVGQFTPVEAQAAAEVRRLFGEGALLRHGLLLFTCGDYLGGRSVDDYIAREDPGLRELLAHCGGRYAVLNNRRPQERLQVRGLLEAVEGMVARNGGACLHCAMPREEEEEWQEERKVVVVERVMEERKMGVVETVREGVEGLREREMRAEMEMREREARERMEGEERVFRDRALEREMRPSRDLEVERVRAENERKEREFQELREQRKREMRELIERERAMERERMRLESEGEMEREVDTRRRQFQLEEEREKLKEMQRERESKERELEERRFMQEREMQIVRERETRQRETEMEREAQRERDRRQREAEREAQAQRQRLAEKEALVQRQRMAEREAQVPRQRQVQMRRDSEGKTGPQGLQQVREEERDEGEVVEGESRRRSSREAEALLLRQGNSAQHSRRSEPLRQGSRPLEGEGRVSQRLQQQREVEESVQQLQKNGLQAQLPQTGTNTADGALQSLLSENKPSDGLISRLFQRISPLFSSQTEAQADPCAPLPGPLLEAQDPMELRLVLLGSSGAGKTWVANLLMGAGSEAFPGEGVPTQACAKRRGGACGRRLAVVDTPDWFRSEHPAAEVRDQVGRCAVLCAPGPHAFLLCVPLDRPPHQELAALDALTAAFGLGVPRHTLVLLTRVEGLPAGSGSVEDYIIKERPDLQELVHRCGDRYHALGQRGVVGDWAQLQELLEKVEQLVAENRGQCHTCRLFQEAEAKIRQRQKEILRQRGQGEERGGGSRETLLRETRTSGVLLEEEEGLQRRKSRLEEERARAEAEACEYQLSVPPLASPSALAAAPATLAARVGALLVALLRRIPQVTGAAGVLGGLTGLFVGGPMGGAVGATVGSVLTEVGRRKYRVEQ